In a genomic window of Halostella litorea:
- a CDS encoding PGF-CTERM sorting domain-containing protein, with translation MGKRKTVWFAVALAALLVTSSVGAVAMGPNGSAASTAQEEETTDTADEVYVDGNGDAVLVYRNSSEDSSTNGHLGADLSEGLFYVFLNDTIEEPPEENFAGNATFILDPESVSASGAFSMTQPESIEDLAFDASLTQTRETSAGSMSLDATFVDQSSSSTGASTYGEVSTEGTMTTTASSFHTDGTVTVTPTDGQSLPSSSQMSQEFSIQETDDGYTLSAAQDYVVGSYTADRWNTRENATRSLEAQFEGVAQQLDGDAQVTVDSYSYDDAENRLDIEYTVEFTGVDEAVSEQLATSLSSARDLDLSESEARDLADRIQSVELSELSASVDVQSDGATVNWNVRLDEYDEAARATLDILEASEMNTSQMDIDAARSRLDAQQAAELQQTVTWDGTVSVPDAQTATVQFEAESSTENWQAYVSELEDRGVEWQGDTTMEMHAETQNGELTASGSATFSQEGLLDNAIDSALQNAEDSPAAENEQARSFLRAFQQSEFEKARMDASVGDGTVTFEAGASFENVSAFRDVMSEAYGEDVAIESAVATMEDGDSVTYVRMPGAVGSDASESDVRELSMVGEDTEVHMPDDWDPDERDFPQPDNEEARNYLGIENDDSGNGDDGGDDDDESSSSLPGFGPVVALVALAAVALIARRRAA, from the coding sequence ATGGGAAAGCGAAAAACAGTCTGGTTCGCTGTCGCCTTAGCAGCCCTCCTCGTGACGAGTTCCGTGGGGGCGGTCGCGATGGGGCCGAACGGCAGCGCCGCAAGCACGGCACAGGAAGAGGAGACGACCGATACGGCCGACGAGGTGTACGTCGACGGGAACGGCGATGCCGTCCTCGTGTATCGTAACAGTTCGGAGGACTCGTCGACGAACGGCCACCTGGGCGCGGACCTCTCCGAAGGGCTGTTCTACGTGTTCCTCAACGACACGATCGAGGAGCCGCCCGAGGAGAACTTCGCCGGGAACGCGACGTTCATCCTCGACCCCGAGTCGGTCAGCGCCTCCGGCGCGTTCTCGATGACCCAGCCCGAGTCGATCGAGGACCTGGCGTTCGACGCGTCCCTGACCCAGACCCGGGAGACATCCGCCGGCTCAATGTCGCTGGACGCCACGTTCGTCGACCAGTCGAGTTCGAGCACCGGCGCGTCGACGTACGGCGAGGTGTCGACCGAGGGGACGATGACCACGACCGCGTCCTCGTTCCACACGGACGGCACCGTGACGGTGACCCCGACCGACGGCCAGTCGCTCCCGAGTAGCTCGCAGATGTCCCAGGAGTTCTCCATCCAGGAGACCGACGACGGCTACACGCTCTCCGCGGCCCAGGACTACGTCGTCGGGTCCTACACCGCCGACCGCTGGAACACCCGCGAGAACGCGACGAGGTCCCTCGAAGCGCAGTTCGAGGGCGTCGCACAGCAGCTCGACGGCGACGCGCAGGTCACCGTCGACTCCTACTCGTACGACGACGCCGAGAACCGCCTCGACATCGAGTACACCGTCGAGTTCACCGGCGTCGACGAGGCCGTCTCCGAGCAGCTCGCAACGTCGCTGTCCTCGGCGCGCGACCTCGACCTCTCCGAGAGCGAGGCCAGGGACCTCGCCGACCGCATCCAGTCGGTCGAGCTGAGCGAACTGTCGGCGTCCGTCGACGTGCAGTCCGACGGCGCGACGGTGAACTGGAACGTCCGGCTGGACGAGTACGACGAGGCCGCCCGCGCGACGCTCGACATCCTCGAAGCGTCCGAGATGAACACGTCCCAGATGGACATCGACGCGGCCCGCAGTCGGCTGGACGCCCAGCAGGCCGCCGAGCTGCAACAGACCGTGACCTGGGACGGCACGGTGTCCGTGCCCGACGCACAGACCGCCACCGTCCAGTTCGAGGCCGAGTCCAGCACGGAGAACTGGCAGGCGTACGTGAGCGAACTCGAGGACCGCGGCGTCGAGTGGCAGGGCGACACCACCATGGAGATGCACGCGGAGACCCAAAACGGCGAACTGACCGCCAGCGGGTCGGCCACGTTCAGCCAGGAGGGGCTGCTCGACAACGCCATCGACAGCGCGCTCCAGAACGCCGAGGACAGCCCGGCCGCCGAGAACGAGCAGGCCCGCTCGTTCCTCCGCGCGTTCCAGCAGTCCGAGTTCGAGAAGGCGCGGATGGACGCGAGCGTCGGCGACGGCACCGTCACGTTCGAGGCCGGCGCGAGCTTCGAGAACGTCTCCGCGTTCCGCGACGTGATGAGCGAGGCGTACGGCGAGGACGTCGCCATCGAGAGCGCCGTCGCCACGATGGAGGACGGCGACTCCGTCACCTACGTCCGGATGCCCGGCGCGGTCGGCTCCGACGCGAGCGAGTCCGACGTGCGCGAACTGTCGATGGTCGGGGAGGACACCGAGGTCCACATGCCCGACGACTGGGACCCGGACGAGCGTGACTTCCCCCAGCCCGACAACGAGGAGGCACGCAACTACCTCGGCATCGAAAACGACGACAGCGGGAACGGCGACGACGGCGGCGACGACGACGACGAGTCGTCCTCGTCGCTGCCCGGCTTCGGTCCGGTCGTCGCGCTGGTCGCGCTCGCCGCGGTGGCGCTGATCGCCCGGCGGCGCGCCGCGTAG
- a CDS encoding tRNA (N(6)-L-threonylcarbamoyladenosine(37)-C(2))-methylthiotransferase: MARYHIETYGCTSNRGESREIERKLRDAGHKPVDGVEAADVAIMNTCTVVEKTERNMLRRARELADASADLIVTGCMALAQGEEFEQAGIDARVLHWDDVPTAVRNGECPTPVGGTEPVLDGVVGILPIARGCMSDCSYCITKQATGKIDSPPVAENVEKARALVHAGAKEIRVTGQDTGVYGWDDGERKLHVLLDRICDIEGDFRVRVGMANPKGVHGIREELAAVFADNEKLYNFIHAPVQSGSNDVLGDMRRQHQVSEFVEVVETFDDYLDHWTLSTDFVVGFPTETERDHERSMALFRETRPEKVNVTRFSKRPGTDAADMKGLGGQTKKDRSKEMSELKRDIVAEAYDELVGTTREVLVAEEGTGDSVKCRDAAYRQIIVQNASDYEFEVGDFVDVEVTGHNTVYALAEPVAAAPEAGAPAR, translated from the coding sequence ATGGCCCGCTACCACATCGAGACGTACGGCTGCACGTCGAACCGCGGCGAGAGCCGCGAGATAGAGCGGAAGCTCCGGGACGCGGGCCACAAACCGGTCGACGGCGTCGAGGCGGCGGACGTCGCCATCATGAACACCTGCACCGTCGTCGAGAAGACCGAGCGGAACATGCTCCGCCGGGCCCGCGAACTGGCGGACGCGTCGGCCGACCTCATCGTCACCGGCTGCATGGCGCTGGCCCAGGGCGAGGAGTTCGAGCAGGCGGGTATCGACGCCCGGGTGCTCCACTGGGACGACGTGCCGACCGCGGTGCGCAACGGCGAGTGCCCGACGCCCGTCGGCGGTACGGAGCCGGTGCTGGACGGCGTCGTCGGCATCCTCCCCATCGCCCGGGGCTGCATGAGCGACTGCTCGTACTGCATCACCAAGCAGGCGACGGGGAAGATAGATTCGCCGCCCGTCGCGGAGAACGTCGAGAAGGCCCGCGCGCTGGTCCACGCGGGCGCGAAGGAGATCCGCGTCACCGGCCAGGACACCGGCGTGTACGGCTGGGACGACGGCGAGCGAAAGCTGCACGTCCTGCTGGACCGGATCTGCGACATCGAGGGCGACTTCCGCGTCCGGGTCGGCATGGCGAACCCGAAGGGGGTCCACGGCATCCGCGAGGAACTCGCCGCCGTCTTCGCCGACAACGAGAAGCTGTACAACTTCATCCACGCTCCGGTCCAGAGCGGCTCGAACGACGTGCTCGGCGACATGCGCCGCCAGCACCAGGTCTCGGAGTTCGTCGAGGTCGTCGAGACGTTCGACGACTATCTCGACCACTGGACGCTGTCGACCGACTTCGTCGTCGGCTTCCCGACCGAAACCGAGCGCGACCACGAGCGGAGCATGGCGCTGTTCCGCGAGACCCGCCCGGAGAAGGTCAACGTCACCCGCTTCTCCAAGCGCCCCGGCACGGACGCCGCCGACATGAAGGGGCTGGGCGGGCAGACGAAGAAGGACCGCTCGAAGGAGATGTCCGAACTCAAGCGCGACATCGTCGCCGAGGCGTACGACGAACTCGTCGGCACGACCCGCGAGGTGCTCGTCGCCGAGGAGGGGACCGGCGACTCGGTGAAGTGCCGGGACGCCGCGTACCGCCAGATCATCGTCCAGAACGCCTCCGACTACGAGTTCGAGGTCGGCGACTTCGTCGATGTCGAGGTGACGGGCCACAACACGGTGTACGCGCTCGCCGAGCCCGTGGCGGCGGCCCCGGAGGCCGGCGCGCCGGCGCGCTGA
- a CDS encoding DUF63 family protein produces MVLPEGFALPPLPYLVGLGIGLAATVALLWAIDPPVSDWTVVAFAPWMATGAVLHVLYQQGAFPAVLEPLFSTGAVYATTAVVAGLVWIVATVLTAMRRNASTARQVGTIGTGVAITFTMFSLYLGAQAGTLDPFWPVVGAVAAGVVAAVAWVLLSFAVTEAAAVTAKSGALVVFAHSLDGVSTAIGVDVLGAGERTPVSRAVLDLAGRLPVADTIGVGWLFVLVKVALALLIVWLFEEYVRDSPRQGRVLLGLVAAVGLGPGVHNLLLFAVSG; encoded by the coding sequence ATGGTCTTGCCGGAAGGGTTCGCGCTGCCGCCGCTGCCGTACCTCGTGGGGCTGGGGATCGGGCTCGCCGCGACCGTCGCGCTGCTCTGGGCGATCGACCCGCCCGTCAGCGACTGGACAGTCGTCGCGTTCGCGCCGTGGATGGCGACCGGCGCGGTCCTGCACGTCCTCTACCAGCAGGGGGCGTTCCCCGCGGTGCTCGAACCGCTGTTCAGCACGGGGGCGGTGTACGCCACGACCGCCGTCGTCGCCGGCCTCGTCTGGATCGTCGCGACGGTGCTGACCGCGATGCGCCGGAACGCCTCGACGGCGCGGCAGGTGGGGACGATCGGCACCGGCGTCGCGATCACCTTCACCATGTTCTCGCTGTACCTGGGCGCGCAGGCCGGGACGCTCGACCCGTTCTGGCCCGTCGTCGGCGCGGTCGCGGCCGGCGTCGTCGCCGCGGTCGCCTGGGTCCTGCTCAGCTTCGCCGTCACCGAGGCGGCCGCCGTCACCGCCAAGAGCGGCGCGCTGGTCGTGTTCGCCCACTCGCTCGACGGCGTCTCGACGGCCATCGGCGTCGACGTGCTCGGGGCGGGCGAGCGGACGCCCGTCTCGCGGGCCGTGCTCGACCTCGCCGGCCGGCTCCCGGTCGCCGACACGATCGGCGTGGGCTGGCTGTTCGTGCTCGTGAAGGTGGCGCTCGCCCTGCTCATCGTCTGGCTGTTCGAGGAGTACGTCCGCGACTCGCCGCGGCAGGGCCGGGTCCTGCTCGGGCTCGTGGCCGCGGTCGGCCTCGGCCCGGGGGTCCACAACCTCCTGCTGTTCGCCGTGTCGGGCTGA
- a CDS encoding nucleoside phosphorylase — translation MAKQPHLLVEEGDLTDIALVPGDPGRVDRIAGLCDDHTVVAENREYKVVNAEYDGRELTICSTGIGSPSATIAAEELHAVGVETLIRVGTTGALQSGIEIGDMVVATGAAKDEGTTKRYESVTLPAVPDYDVLTSLVDSAEENDEDVHVGPVATDDAFYAETDEYIENWEAAGVLAVEMEAAALFTLARRKGMRAGAICTVDGNLVEGTQKGATEDDELPEKAKNNVERAIQITLDATTEL, via the coding sequence ATGGCCAAACAGCCGCACCTGCTCGTCGAGGAGGGAGACCTGACGGACATCGCGCTCGTGCCGGGCGACCCCGGTCGGGTCGACCGGATCGCCGGCCTCTGTGACGACCACACGGTCGTCGCCGAGAACCGGGAGTACAAGGTCGTCAACGCGGAGTACGACGGCCGGGAACTGACGATCTGTTCGACCGGGATCGGCAGCCCCTCGGCCACCATCGCCGCCGAGGAACTCCACGCGGTCGGCGTCGAGACGCTGATCCGCGTCGGCACGACGGGCGCGCTCCAGTCGGGCATCGAGATCGGCGACATGGTCGTCGCCACCGGCGCGGCGAAGGACGAGGGGACCACGAAGCGCTACGAGAGCGTCACACTCCCGGCGGTGCCGGACTACGACGTCCTGACGTCGCTGGTCGACAGCGCCGAGGAGAACGACGAGGACGTCCACGTCGGCCCCGTCGCCACCGACGACGCGTTCTACGCCGAGACCGACGAGTACATCGAAAACTGGGAGGCGGCCGGCGTGCTGGCCGTCGAGATGGAGGCCGCCGCGCTGTTTACCCTCGCCCGGCGCAAGGGGATGCGCGCCGGCGCGATCTGTACCGTCGACGGCAACCTCGTCGAGGGGACCCAGAAGGGCGCGACCGAGGACGACGAACTCCCCGAGAAGGCGAAGAACAACGTCGAGCGCGCCATCCAGATCACGCTGGACGCGACGACCGAACTGTAA
- the deoC gene encoding deoxyribose-phosphate aldolase, which yields MDRQTLAKRIDHTVLGPETTLADVRRVLDEADEYGMNACIPPCYVGEAAEYAPDVTLATVVGFPHGQHGPGIKAAEAETVWDAGADEIDVVLNVGRLRAGEDDAVSEELAAVVAAVPVPVKVIVEATLLDEAELRRACEAAVEADADFVKTSTGFADGGARVADVEVMSEYLPVKASGGVGDYERAKAMFDAGAERIGASSGVAIVESFEK from the coding sequence ATGGACCGCCAGACGCTCGCGAAACGCATCGACCACACGGTACTGGGGCCGGAGACGACGCTCGCCGACGTCCGGCGCGTGCTCGACGAGGCCGACGAGTACGGGATGAACGCCTGCATCCCGCCCTGCTACGTCGGCGAGGCCGCCGAGTACGCCCCCGACGTGACCCTCGCAACGGTCGTCGGCTTCCCCCACGGCCAGCACGGCCCCGGGATCAAGGCGGCGGAGGCCGAGACCGTCTGGGACGCCGGGGCCGACGAGATTGACGTCGTGTTGAACGTCGGCCGACTGCGGGCCGGCGAGGACGACGCCGTCAGCGAGGAACTGGCGGCGGTCGTCGCCGCCGTTCCGGTCCCGGTGAAGGTGATCGTGGAGGCGACGCTGCTGGACGAGGCCGAACTCCGGCGCGCCTGCGAGGCGGCCGTCGAGGCCGACGCCGACTTCGTGAAGACGTCGACCGGCTTCGCCGACGGCGGCGCGCGCGTGGCGGACGTCGAGGTGATGAGCGAGTACCTCCCCGTCAAGGCCAGCGGCGGCGTCGGCGACTACGAGCGGGCGAAGGCGATGTTCGACGCCGGCGCCGAGCGGATCGGCGCGTCGAGCGGCGTCGCTATCGTCGAAAGCTTCGAAAAGTAG
- a CDS encoding AI-2E family transporter, which produces MNASRGFLLALVAALGVLAALLVFPFLQFVLLAALLVYVLYPLHRRLAPRVGDGPSAAALVTLTLVLILVPAALVLRSVLDQARMLYEAVREGDLTVAFAEDVLADAVGVRVDLASAVGAVPTEVGSAVLENALSVFDLVTHVVVGLGVTLFLLYYFLKDGAAFVAWLREVTPLPPRVVDDLFAATDSIMWAVLAGHVFVAAVQGGMAGVGLFLTGIPNALFWTVVMMVLALLPVVGAFLVWGPAALYLFANGETVPAAALAVYGTVVVGITDDYLRPVVVDRRADVNPSVILLGIVGGLYVFGTMGIFFGPVVLALLKAAVDVFAAEYGRL; this is translated from the coding sequence GTGAACGCCAGCCGCGGCTTCCTGCTCGCCCTCGTCGCCGCCCTCGGCGTCCTGGCGGCGCTGCTCGTTTTCCCCTTCCTCCAGTTCGTCCTGCTGGCGGCGTTGCTGGTGTACGTCCTTTACCCGCTCCACCGGCGGCTGGCTCCGCGGGTCGGCGACGGGCCGAGCGCCGCCGCGCTCGTGACACTGACGCTCGTCCTGATACTGGTGCCGGCCGCGCTGGTGTTGCGGTCGGTGCTCGACCAGGCGCGGATGCTGTACGAGGCGGTCCGCGAGGGCGACCTGACCGTCGCGTTCGCGGAGGACGTGCTCGCCGACGCCGTCGGCGTGCGGGTGGACCTGGCGTCGGCTGTCGGGGCCGTCCCGACGGAGGTCGGGTCGGCCGTGCTGGAGAACGCGCTCTCCGTGTTCGACCTGGTGACCCACGTCGTCGTCGGCCTCGGCGTCACGCTGTTCCTGCTGTACTACTTCCTGAAGGACGGCGCGGCGTTCGTCGCGTGGCTCCGCGAGGTGACGCCGCTCCCGCCGCGGGTGGTCGACGACCTGTTCGCGGCGACCGACTCGATCATGTGGGCGGTGCTCGCCGGCCACGTGTTCGTCGCCGCCGTCCAGGGCGGGATGGCCGGCGTCGGGCTGTTCCTGACCGGAATCCCCAACGCCCTGTTCTGGACCGTCGTGATGATGGTGCTGGCGCTGTTGCCGGTCGTCGGCGCGTTCCTCGTCTGGGGGCCGGCCGCGCTGTACCTGTTCGCGAACGGCGAGACCGTCCCGGCGGCCGCGCTCGCCGTCTACGGCACCGTGGTCGTCGGGATCACGGACGACTACCTCCGGCCGGTCGTCGTCGACCGCCGCGCGGACGTGAACCCGAGCGTCATCCTGCTCGGCATCGTCGGCGGACTCTACGTGTTCGGGACGATGGGCATCTTCTTCGGGCCGGTCGTGCTCGCGCTGTTGAAGGCGGCCGTCGACGTGTTCGCCGCGGAGTACGGGCGGCTGTAA
- a CDS encoding HalOD1 output domain-containing protein: protein MSGELSDAVCDSTAFTRGGPVHRHRADDGERPSVAVARALAAARNEPPTATSTRLYDHVDPDALDALFDDWGSACGLTNVRLRIEEYTVEVREHGEVVVRE, encoded by the coding sequence ATGAGTGGGGAACTATCCGACGCGGTATGCGACAGCACAGCCTTCACGCGTGGCGGTCCCGTTCACCGCCACCGCGCGGACGACGGCGAACGCCCGAGCGTCGCGGTGGCCCGGGCGCTCGCCGCCGCGCGGAACGAACCGCCGACGGCCACGTCGACGCGGCTGTACGACCACGTCGACCCGGACGCACTCGACGCGCTGTTCGACGACTGGGGGTCCGCCTGCGGCCTCACGAACGTCCGCCTGCGGATCGAGGAGTACACCGTCGAGGTGCGCGAGCACGGCGAGGTCGTCGTCCGCGAGTGA